Proteins encoded by one window of Panicum virgatum strain AP13 chromosome 7N, P.virgatum_v5, whole genome shotgun sequence:
- the LOC120680648 gene encoding calcium-dependent protein kinase 12-like isoform X3: MGNCFTKTYEHEIPITVEPPPPPRWRPSSQPQYRPPHEHKTRDVPLSSGSRWPSDARGQTLPRPRPPPSRPAFPSSGAGSMMGRRASSGREVGPVLQRPMVDVRTLFHLERKLGSGQFGTTYLCTERATGLKYACKSVSKRKLVRRADVEDMRREITILQHLSGQPNVAEFKGAFEDADAVHLVMELCTGGELFDRITAKGSYSERQAAAVCRDVLTVVHVCHFMGVMHRDLKPENFLLASPADDAPLKAIDFGLSVFIEEGKVYKDIVGSAYYVAPEVLRRNYGKEIDVWSAGVILYILLCGSPPFWAGECSDICILTYCIFDAILVGQLDLSSTPWPSISESAKDLIWKMLNRDPQKRITAAQALQHPWLKDAPDRPIHSAVLSRMKQFKAMNKLKQLALKVIAENLSPEEIKGLKQMFNNMDTDKSGTITVEELKEGLTKLGSKISEAEVQKLMEAVDVDKSGSIDYTEFLTAMMNKHKLEKEEDLIRAFQYFDKDNSGYITRDELEQAMAEYGMGDEASIKQVLDEVDKDKDGNIDYEEFVEMMRKGSYT, translated from the exons ATGGGCAACTGCTTCACCAAGACGTACGAGCACGAGATACCCATcaccgtggagccgccgccgccgccgcggtggcggccgtcgtcgCAGCCGCAGTACCGGCCGCCCCATGAGCACAAGACGCGGGACGTGCCGCTGTCCTCGGGCTCGCGCTGGCCGTCCGACGCCCGGGGGCAGAcgctgccgcggccgcggccgccgccgtcccggccgGCCTTCCCGTCGTCGGGCGCGGGGTCGATGATGGGCCGGCGGGCGTCCTCCGGCCGCGAGGTGGGCCCGGTGCTGCAGCGGCCGATGGTGGACGTGCGGACGCTGTTCCACCTGGAGCGGAAGCTGGGGAGCGGGCAGTTCGGGACGACGTACCTGTGCACGGAGCGCGCGACGGGGCTCAAGTACGCGTGCAAGTCCGTGTCCAAGCGCAAGCTGGTGCGCCGCGCCGACGTGGAGGACATGCGCCGGGAGATCACCATCCTGCAGCACCTCAGCGGGCAGCCCAACGTGGCGGAGTTCAAGGGCGCCTTcgaggacgccgacgccgtGCACCTCGTCATGGAGCTctgcaccggcggcgagctcttcgaccGCATCACGGCCAAGGGCAGCTACTCCGagcgccaggccgccgccgtctgccgcGACGTCCTCACCGTCGTCCACGTCTGCCACTTCATGGGGGTCATGCACCGCGACCTCAAGCCCGAGAACTTCCTGCTCGCCAGCCCCGCCGACGACGCGCCGCTCAAGGCCATCGACTTCGGCCTCTCCGTCTTCATCGAGGAAG GTAAAGTTTACAAGGACATTGTGGGGAGTGCATACTACGTGGCGCCAGAGGTACTGCGCCGGAATTACGGCAAAGAAATTGATGTGTGGAGCGCCGGAGTGATCTTATACATTCTTCTGTGTGGGTCACCGCCTTTCTGGGCAGGTGAGTGTTCAGACATCTGCATCCTAACATACT GCATATTTGACGCTATACTGGTCGGCCAGCTTGATTTGAGCTCCACCCCGTGGCCCTCCATATCTGAAAGTGCAAAGGATCTCATTTGGAAAATGTTGAACAGAGATCCTCAGAAGCGAATTACTGCAGCACAGGCCCTAC AGCATCCGTGGCTCAAAGATGCACCAGACAGACCTATCCATAGCGCGGTCCTGTCAAGAATGAAGCAATTCAAGGCAATGAACAAGCTAAAGCAACTAGCGCTCAAG GTAATCGCGGAGAACCTATCGCCAGAGGAGATAAAGGGATTGAAGCAGATGTTCAATAACATGGATACAGACAAGAGTGGCACGATCACAGTTGAAGAACTGAAGGAAGGACTGACAAAGCTTGGATCGAAGATTAGTGAAGCAGAAGTTCAGAAGCTTATGGAAGCA GTTGACGTGGACAAGAGTGGCAGCATTGATTACACAGAGTTCCTTACTGCCATGATGAATAAACATAAATTGGAAAAGGAGGAGGATTTAATCCGTGCATTTCAATACTTTGACAAAGATAACAGCGG GTACATAACAAGAGACGAACTGGAACAAGCCATGGCAGAGTATGGAATGGGTGATGAAGCAAGCATTAAACAAGTACTAGACGAAGTTGATAAAGACAAG GATGGGAATATCGACTATGAAGAGTTTGTGGAAATGATGAGGAAGGGAAGTTACACCTGA
- the LOC120680648 gene encoding calcium-dependent protein kinase 12-like isoform X2 has product MGNCFTKTYEHEIPITVEPPPPPRWRPSSQPQYRPPHEHKTRDVPLSSGSRWPSDARGQTLPRPRPPPSRPAFPSSGAGSMMGRRASSGREVGPVLQRPMVDVRTLFHLERKLGSGQFGTTYLCTERATGLKYACKSVSKRKLVRRADVEDMRREITILQHLSGQPNVAEFKGAFEDADAVHLVMELCTGGELFDRITAKGSYSERQAAAVCRDVLTVVHVCHFMGVMHRDLKPENFLLASPADDAPLKAIDFGLSVFIEEGKVYKDIVGSAYYVAPEVLRRNYGKEIDVWSAGVILYILLCGSPPFWAETEKGIFDAILVGQLDLSSTPWPSISESAKDLIWKMLNRDPQKRITAAQALQHPWLKDAPDRPIHSAVLSRMKQFKAMNKLKQLALKVIAENLSPEEIKGLKQMFNNMDTDKSGTITVEELKEGLTKLGSKISEAEVQKLMEAVDVDKSGSIDYTEFLTAMMNKHKLEKEEDLIRAFQYFDKDNSGYITRDELEQAMAEYGMGDEASIKQVLDEVDKDKDGNIDYEEFVEMMRKGSYT; this is encoded by the exons ATGGGCAACTGCTTCACCAAGACGTACGAGCACGAGATACCCATcaccgtggagccgccgccgccgccgcggtggcggccgtcgtcgCAGCCGCAGTACCGGCCGCCCCATGAGCACAAGACGCGGGACGTGCCGCTGTCCTCGGGCTCGCGCTGGCCGTCCGACGCCCGGGGGCAGAcgctgccgcggccgcggccgccgccgtcccggccgGCCTTCCCGTCGTCGGGCGCGGGGTCGATGATGGGCCGGCGGGCGTCCTCCGGCCGCGAGGTGGGCCCGGTGCTGCAGCGGCCGATGGTGGACGTGCGGACGCTGTTCCACCTGGAGCGGAAGCTGGGGAGCGGGCAGTTCGGGACGACGTACCTGTGCACGGAGCGCGCGACGGGGCTCAAGTACGCGTGCAAGTCCGTGTCCAAGCGCAAGCTGGTGCGCCGCGCCGACGTGGAGGACATGCGCCGGGAGATCACCATCCTGCAGCACCTCAGCGGGCAGCCCAACGTGGCGGAGTTCAAGGGCGCCTTcgaggacgccgacgccgtGCACCTCGTCATGGAGCTctgcaccggcggcgagctcttcgaccGCATCACGGCCAAGGGCAGCTACTCCGagcgccaggccgccgccgtctgccgcGACGTCCTCACCGTCGTCCACGTCTGCCACTTCATGGGGGTCATGCACCGCGACCTCAAGCCCGAGAACTTCCTGCTCGCCAGCCCCGCCGACGACGCGCCGCTCAAGGCCATCGACTTCGGCCTCTCCGTCTTCATCGAGGAAG GTAAAGTTTACAAGGACATTGTGGGGAGTGCATACTACGTGGCGCCAGAGGTACTGCGCCGGAATTACGGCAAAGAAATTGATGTGTGGAGCGCCGGAGTGATCTTATACATTCTTCTGTGTGGGTCACCGCCTTTCTGGGCAG AAACAGAGAAGGGCATATTTGACGCTATACTGGTCGGCCAGCTTGATTTGAGCTCCACCCCGTGGCCCTCCATATCTGAAAGTGCAAAGGATCTCATTTGGAAAATGTTGAACAGAGATCCTCAGAAGCGAATTACTGCAGCACAGGCCCTAC AGCATCCGTGGCTCAAAGATGCACCAGACAGACCTATCCATAGCGCGGTCCTGTCAAGAATGAAGCAATTCAAGGCAATGAACAAGCTAAAGCAACTAGCGCTCAAG GTAATCGCGGAGAACCTATCGCCAGAGGAGATAAAGGGATTGAAGCAGATGTTCAATAACATGGATACAGACAAGAGTGGCACGATCACAGTTGAAGAACTGAAGGAAGGACTGACAAAGCTTGGATCGAAGATTAGTGAAGCAGAAGTTCAGAAGCTTATGGAAGCA GTTGACGTGGACAAGAGTGGCAGCATTGATTACACAGAGTTCCTTACTGCCATGATGAATAAACATAAATTGGAAAAGGAGGAGGATTTAATCCGTGCATTTCAATACTTTGACAAAGATAACAGCGG GTACATAACAAGAGACGAACTGGAACAAGCCATGGCAGAGTATGGAATGGGTGATGAAGCAAGCATTAAACAAGTACTAGACGAAGTTGATAAAGACAAG GATGGGAATATCGACTATGAAGAGTTTGTGGAAATGATGAGGAAGGGAAGTTACACCTGA
- the LOC120680648 gene encoding calcium-dependent protein kinase 12-like isoform X1: MGNCFTKTYEHEIPITVEPPPPPRWRPSSQPQYRPPHEHKTRDVPLSSGSRWPSDARGQTLPRPRPPPSRPAFPSSGAGSMMGRRASSGREVGPVLQRPMVDVRTLFHLERKLGSGQFGTTYLCTERATGLKYACKSVSKRKLVRRADVEDMRREITILQHLSGQPNVAEFKGAFEDADAVHLVMELCTGGELFDRITAKGSYSERQAAAVCRDVLTVVHVCHFMGVMHRDLKPENFLLASPADDAPLKAIDFGLSVFIEEGKVYKDIVGSAYYVAPEVLRRNYGKEIDVWSAGVILYILLCGSPPFWAETEKGIFDAILVGQLDLSSTPWPSISESAKDLIWKMLNRDPQKRITAAQALQHPWLKDAPDRPIHSAVLSRMKQFKAMNKLKQLALKVIAENLSPEEIKGLKQMFNNMDTDKSGTITVEELKEGLTKLGSKISEAEVQKLMEAVDVDKSGSIDYTEFLTAMMNKHKLEKEEDLIRAFQYFDKDNSGYITRDELEQAMAEYGMGDEASIKQVLDEVDKDKVRIFFRLTNSICIDLIITPTEFTGWEYRL; the protein is encoded by the exons ATGGGCAACTGCTTCACCAAGACGTACGAGCACGAGATACCCATcaccgtggagccgccgccgccgccgcggtggcggccgtcgtcgCAGCCGCAGTACCGGCCGCCCCATGAGCACAAGACGCGGGACGTGCCGCTGTCCTCGGGCTCGCGCTGGCCGTCCGACGCCCGGGGGCAGAcgctgccgcggccgcggccgccgccgtcccggccgGCCTTCCCGTCGTCGGGCGCGGGGTCGATGATGGGCCGGCGGGCGTCCTCCGGCCGCGAGGTGGGCCCGGTGCTGCAGCGGCCGATGGTGGACGTGCGGACGCTGTTCCACCTGGAGCGGAAGCTGGGGAGCGGGCAGTTCGGGACGACGTACCTGTGCACGGAGCGCGCGACGGGGCTCAAGTACGCGTGCAAGTCCGTGTCCAAGCGCAAGCTGGTGCGCCGCGCCGACGTGGAGGACATGCGCCGGGAGATCACCATCCTGCAGCACCTCAGCGGGCAGCCCAACGTGGCGGAGTTCAAGGGCGCCTTcgaggacgccgacgccgtGCACCTCGTCATGGAGCTctgcaccggcggcgagctcttcgaccGCATCACGGCCAAGGGCAGCTACTCCGagcgccaggccgccgccgtctgccgcGACGTCCTCACCGTCGTCCACGTCTGCCACTTCATGGGGGTCATGCACCGCGACCTCAAGCCCGAGAACTTCCTGCTCGCCAGCCCCGCCGACGACGCGCCGCTCAAGGCCATCGACTTCGGCCTCTCCGTCTTCATCGAGGAAG GTAAAGTTTACAAGGACATTGTGGGGAGTGCATACTACGTGGCGCCAGAGGTACTGCGCCGGAATTACGGCAAAGAAATTGATGTGTGGAGCGCCGGAGTGATCTTATACATTCTTCTGTGTGGGTCACCGCCTTTCTGGGCAG AAACAGAGAAGGGCATATTTGACGCTATACTGGTCGGCCAGCTTGATTTGAGCTCCACCCCGTGGCCCTCCATATCTGAAAGTGCAAAGGATCTCATTTGGAAAATGTTGAACAGAGATCCTCAGAAGCGAATTACTGCAGCACAGGCCCTAC AGCATCCGTGGCTCAAAGATGCACCAGACAGACCTATCCATAGCGCGGTCCTGTCAAGAATGAAGCAATTCAAGGCAATGAACAAGCTAAAGCAACTAGCGCTCAAG GTAATCGCGGAGAACCTATCGCCAGAGGAGATAAAGGGATTGAAGCAGATGTTCAATAACATGGATACAGACAAGAGTGGCACGATCACAGTTGAAGAACTGAAGGAAGGACTGACAAAGCTTGGATCGAAGATTAGTGAAGCAGAAGTTCAGAAGCTTATGGAAGCA GTTGACGTGGACAAGAGTGGCAGCATTGATTACACAGAGTTCCTTACTGCCATGATGAATAAACATAAATTGGAAAAGGAGGAGGATTTAATCCGTGCATTTCAATACTTTGACAAAGATAACAGCGG GTACATAACAAGAGACGAACTGGAACAAGCCATGGCAGAGTATGGAATGGGTGATGAAGCAAGCATTAAACAAGTACTAGACGAAGTTGATAAAGACAAGGTAAGAATATTCTTCCGACTAACCAATTCCATTTGCATAGATTTAATCATCACCCCCACTGAATTCACAGGATGGGAATATCGACTATGA